The Toxotes jaculatrix isolate fToxJac2 chromosome 14, fToxJac2.pri, whole genome shotgun sequence genome window below encodes:
- the mau2 gene encoding MAU2 chromatid cohesion factor homolog — MAASTEAPEPWYLALLGFAEHFRTSSPPKIRLCVHCLQAVFQFKPPPRVEARTHLQLGSVLYRHTKNSELAQTHLEKAWFISQQISQFEDVKFEAASILSEFYCQQNLVDSAKPVLRKAIQISQQTPYWHCRLLFQLAQLHALEKDLVSACDLLGVGAEYARVMGSEYTRALFLLSKGMLLLMERKLSEVHPLLTLCGTIVENWQGNPIQKESLRVFFLVLQVTHYLDAGQVKSVKPCLKQLQQCIQTISTLHDDEILPTNPAALFHWLPKEHMCVLVYLVTVMHSMQAGYLEKAQKYTDKALMQLEKLKMLDSSPILSTFQVILLEHIIMCRLVTGHKATALQEISQVCQLCQQSPRLFTNHAAQLHTLLGLYCISVNCMDNAEAQFTAALQMTTHQELWTFIVTNLASVYIREGNRHQELYSLLERINPDHNFPVSSHCLRAAAFYIRGLLSFFQGRYNEAKRFLRETLKMSNAEDLNRLTACSLVLLGHIFFVLGNHRESNNMVVPAMQLASKIPDMSVQLWSSALLKDLNKACGNTMDAHEAAQMHQNFSQQLLQDHIAACSLPEHNLISWTDGLPPVQFQPQNGPTTSLASLL, encoded by the exons ATGGCAGCGAGCACAGAGGCCCCGGAGCCCTGGTACCTGGCCCTGCTGGGCTTTGCAGAACATTTTCGCACGTCGAGTCCGCCGAAGATCCGCCTGTGCGTCCACTGTCTGCAGGCGGTGTTTCAGTTCAAGCCGCCTCCGAGGGTCGAGGCCCGGACTCACCTGCAGCTGGGCTCGGTACTGTACCGCCACACAAAGAACAGCGAGCTGGCCCAGACTCACCTGGAGAAAGCG TGGTTCATTTCACAGCAA ATCTCTCAATTTGAAGATGTCAAGTTTGAAGCAGCAAGTATTCTATCAGAGTTCTACTGTCAACAG AACTTGGTGGACTCGGCCAAACCAGTGTTGCGGAAGGCCATTCAGATCTCTCAGCAAACTCCCTACTGGCACTGCAGACTGCTTTTTCAGCTGGCA cAATTACACGCACTAGAGAAGGACTTGGTATCTGCCTGTGACCTCCTCGGGGTGGGAGCAGAGTATGCAAGAGTCATGGGATCAGAGTACACACG agCTCTGTTCTTATTAAGCAAAGGAATG ctgctgctgatggagcGGAAGCTGAGCGAGGTGCATCCTCTGCTGACGCTGTGTGGGACCATTGTGGAGAACTGGCAGGGAAATCCCATTCAGAAGGAGTCCCTCCGAGTTTTCTTTCTCGTGCTGCAGGTTACACACTACCTGGATGCTGGACAG GTGAAGAGTGTGAAGCCATGTCTgaagcagcttcagcagtgCATCCAGACCATCTCCACTCTCCATGATGATGAGATCCTTCCCACTAATCCAGCAGCTCTCTTCCACTGGCTGCCCAAAGAGcacatgtgtgtgcttgtgtaccTG gtGACAGTGATGCACTCCATGCAGGCGGGCTACTTGGAGAAGGCACAGAAGTACACAGACAAAGCTCTCATGCagctggagaagctgaaga TGCTGGACAGCAGTCCCATCCTGTCCACGTTCCAAGTCATCCTGCTGGAGCATATCATCATGTGCCGGCTTGTCACCGGACACAAGGCCACAGCTTTACAAGAG atTTCTCAGGTTTGTCAGCTTTGCCAGCAGTCTCCCAGGCTATTTACAAATCATGCTGCCCAGCTTCATACACTGCTG gGCCTCTACTGTATCTCAGTGAACTGCATGGATAACGCTGAGGCTCAGTTCACTGCTGCTCTACAG ATGACAACACACCAGGAGCTGTGGACTTTCATTGTGACCAACCTGGCCAGCGTCTACATCCGGGAAGGCAACAGACATCAAGAG CTGTACAGCCTTCTAGAGAGGATTAACCCTGATCACAATTTTCCTGTCAG CTCTCATTGTCTACGAGCTGCAGCGTTTTACATCAGAGGGCTCCTGTCTTTCTTCCAAGGACGTTACAATGAGGCCAA AAGATTTCTAAGGGAGACCCTGAAGATGTCTAATGCTGAGGATCTAAACAGGTTGACTGCTTGCTCACTAGTCCTTCTGGGACACATCTTTTTTGTCCTGGGCAACCACAGG GAAAGTAACAATATGGTGGTTCCTGCAATGCAGCTTGCCAGCAAAATCCCAGACatgtctgtgcagctgtggtCCTCTGCACTTCTCAAAG ATCTGAACAAGGCTTGTGGAAACACCATGGATGCCCACGAGGCAGCTCAGATGCACCAGAACTTTTcccagcagctcctgcaggacCACATTGCAGCCTGCAGCCTCCCTGAGCACAACCTCATCAGT TGGACAGACGGCCTCCCACCTGTGCAGTTTCAGCCTCAGAATGGACCTACAACCAGCCTGGCCAGCCTTCTCTGA
- the armc6 gene encoding armadillo repeat-containing protein 6, with translation MAKRRITQETFDAAVRENMEEFEMDPDEALREAVEQFESQGVDLTCIVQAVPAVSSDEKQEEQTHEVLQALDALRIGKDTAGVTEVKADIKCFTEQCSLGFAQRYLAAQKDAYPIILSYCKKSVEEQEAVLAALSALAALTDGQPDLLDVEGQQFLLDVLKKYQADSSVTCVAICAVRHCCLKHEQNRQDLVKGGVLPLLTIAITQHCGCAELVKETSAALRVMTFDDDVRVTFGHAHEHAKSIVLEHNGLKVLIEAAKAHLDNTSVLSELCSTLSRLAVRNEFCQDICDLGGLKLMMTLLADCYETAELARQVLSAIRAIAGNDDVKDAIVNAGGVELIVIAMNKHMSNSAVCEQGCACLSVLALRKPNNCKVIMENGGALAAVQAMKAHTDAVNVQKQGCMLLRNLVSRMRSFSQPILEMGAEALITQALKTHQDCGDVGKAALRDLGCQVELRELWTGKHGSLTN, from the exons ATGGCGAAACGGAGGATCACACAGGAAACTTTTGATGCTGCGGTCAGGGAGAACATGGAGGAGTTTGAGATGGATCCCGACGAGGCTTTGAGGGAGGCTGTGGAGCAGTTTGAGTCTCAAG GTGTGGACCTCACTTGTATAGTACAAGCTGTACCAGCTGTATCATCTGATGAGAAGCAAGAAGAGCAAACACACGAGGTCTTACAG GCGTTGGATGCCCTCCGCATTGGTAAAGACACTGCTGGTGTTACAGAAGTGAAAGCAGACATAAAATGCTTCACTGAGCAGTGCTCACTTGGCTTTGCCCAGAGGTACCTGGCTGCCCAAAAAGATGCCTACCCCATCATTCTCTCCTACTGCAAAAAGagtgtggaggagcaggaggctgTGTTGGCTGCTCTGTCCGCTCTGGCTGcactgacagatggacagccAGACTTGTTGGATGTGGAGGGCCAGCAGTTCCTTTTGGATGTCCTTAAGAAGTACCAGGCAGATTCCTCTGTGACATGTGTAGCCATCTGTGCTGTACGTCActgctgtttgaaacatgaacagAACAGGCAGGATTTAGTTAAAGGGGGAGTCCTGCCCCTGCTGACCATTGCCATTACACAACATTGTGGATGTGCGGAGCTGGTGAAGGAGACCTCTGCAGCTCTTAGGGTCATGACTTTTGATGATGATGTCCGTGTTACATTTGGACATGCTCATGAGCACGCCAAGAGTATTGTTCTCGAGCACAATGGACTGAAGGTCTTAATTGAGGCTGCAAAAG CTCACCTTGATAATACTTCTGTTCTGAGTGAGCTCTGTTCAACTTTGTCCCGTCTGGCTGTAAGGAACGAGTTCTGTCAAGACATCTGTGATCTGGGAGGATTAAAACTCATGATGACGTTGCTTGCAGACTGCTATGAAACAGCG GAGTTGGCTAGGCAGGTCCTAAGTGCAATACGAGCCATAGCAGGAAATGATGATGTGAAAGATGCCATTGTTAATGCTGGTGGAGTCGAACTCATTGTCATTGCCATGAACAAACACATGAGCAATTCTGCT GTGTGTGAGCAAGGCTGTGCCTGCCTTTCTGTCCTTGCATTGCGTAAACCCAACAACTGCAAAGTCATCATGGAGAATGGAGGTGCCTTGGCTGCTGTGCAGGCAATGAAGGCACATACTGATGCAGTTAATGTGCAG AAACAGGGATGTATGCTGTTGAGAAACCTGGTTTCACGTATGCGCAGCTTCAGCCAACCAATCCTGGAGATGGGAGCAGAGGCCCTGATAACGCAGGCACTAAAGACCCATCAAGACTGCGGTGATGTGGGTAAAGCAGCCCTCAGAGATCTGGGGTGCCAGGTGGAGCTTCGAGAGCTGTGGACTGGCAAACATGGCAGCCTCACGAACTGA
- the slc25a42 gene encoding mitochondrial coenzyme A transporter SLC25A42 isoform X2: MGSGVQEQRASLTQGEVLPLASSSQSEGLKHTRSVLNSLFSGALAGAVAKTAVAPLDRTKIIFQVSSARFSAKEAYRLIYRTYLKDGFFSLWRGNSATMVRVIPYAAIQFCAHEQYKRLLGGYYGFQGKALPPFPRLLAGSMAGTTAAMLTYPLDMVRARMAVTPKEMYSNILHVFVRISREEGLKTLYRGFAPTILGVVPYAGLSFFTYETLKKLHAERSGRPQPYSYERLAFGACAGLIGQSASYPLDVVRRRMQTAGVTGHTYGTILGTMREIMSEEGVIRGLYKGLSMNWVKGPIAVGISFTTFDLTQILLRKLHQMGYTAR, translated from the exons ATGGGGAGTGGAGTCCAGGAGCAACGGGCATCACTCACGCAGGGAGAAGTGCTGCCACTGGCTTCCTCCAGTCAGTCAGAA GGGCTGAAGCACACTCGCTCTGTCCTCAACTCGCTCTTCTCAGGGGCTTTAGCAGGAGCTGTGGCCAAGACAGCTGTCGCCCCATTGGACAGGACTAAAATCATCTTCCAAG TGTCTTCAGCACGATTCTCTGCCAAG GAAGCCTACAGGTTAATATACCGGACCTACCTGAAGGATGGCTTCTTCAGCCTGTGGAGGGGGAACTCTGCCACCATGGTGCGAGTCATCCCATATGCTGCCATCCAGTTTTGCGCACACGAGCAGTACAAGAGGCTGCTGGGAGGCTACTATGGCTTTCAGGGAAA aGCCCTGCCTCCGTTCCCAAGGTTACTGGCCGGATCTATGGCCGGTACCACAGCAGCCATGCTGACCTATCCTCTTGATATGGTGCGAGCCAGGATGGCTGTAACACCTAAAGAAAT GTACAGTAAcattctgcatgtgtttgtccGCATCTCTCGAGAAGAAGGCCTGAAGACACTGTATCGAGGTTTTGCTCCCACAATCCTGGGTGTTGTTCCCTATGCTGGTCTCAGCTTCTTTACCTacgaaacactgaaaaaattaCATGCCG AACGCAGCGGGCGCCCACAGCCCTACTCATATGAACGTCTGGCGTTTGGAGCGTGTGCAGGTCTCATCGGCCAGTCTGCTTCTTATCCTCTGGATGTGGTACGACGCCGCATGCAGACCGCAGGAGTCACGGGTCACACGTACGGCACCATCCTGGGCACCATGAGGGAGATCATGTCCGAGGAGGGGGTCATCCGGGGACTCTACAAAGGTCTCAGTATGAACTGGGTCAAAGGGCCCATTGCGGTGGGGATCAGCTTCACCACCTTTGACCTTACTCAGATTCTCCTGCGGAAGCTGCATCAGATGGGCTACACGGCTCGATAA
- the slc25a42 gene encoding mitochondrial coenzyme A transporter SLC25A42 isoform X1: MGSGVQEQRASLTQGEVLPLASSSQSEVSYEGLKHTRSVLNSLFSGALAGAVAKTAVAPLDRTKIIFQVSSARFSAKEAYRLIYRTYLKDGFFSLWRGNSATMVRVIPYAAIQFCAHEQYKRLLGGYYGFQGKALPPFPRLLAGSMAGTTAAMLTYPLDMVRARMAVTPKEMYSNILHVFVRISREEGLKTLYRGFAPTILGVVPYAGLSFFTYETLKKLHAERSGRPQPYSYERLAFGACAGLIGQSASYPLDVVRRRMQTAGVTGHTYGTILGTMREIMSEEGVIRGLYKGLSMNWVKGPIAVGISFTTFDLTQILLRKLHQMGYTAR; encoded by the exons ATGGGGAGTGGAGTCCAGGAGCAACGGGCATCACTCACGCAGGGAGAAGTGCTGCCACTGGCTTCCTCCAGTCAGTCAGAAGTGAGCTATGAg GGGCTGAAGCACACTCGCTCTGTCCTCAACTCGCTCTTCTCAGGGGCTTTAGCAGGAGCTGTGGCCAAGACAGCTGTCGCCCCATTGGACAGGACTAAAATCATCTTCCAAG TGTCTTCAGCACGATTCTCTGCCAAG GAAGCCTACAGGTTAATATACCGGACCTACCTGAAGGATGGCTTCTTCAGCCTGTGGAGGGGGAACTCTGCCACCATGGTGCGAGTCATCCCATATGCTGCCATCCAGTTTTGCGCACACGAGCAGTACAAGAGGCTGCTGGGAGGCTACTATGGCTTTCAGGGAAA aGCCCTGCCTCCGTTCCCAAGGTTACTGGCCGGATCTATGGCCGGTACCACAGCAGCCATGCTGACCTATCCTCTTGATATGGTGCGAGCCAGGATGGCTGTAACACCTAAAGAAAT GTACAGTAAcattctgcatgtgtttgtccGCATCTCTCGAGAAGAAGGCCTGAAGACACTGTATCGAGGTTTTGCTCCCACAATCCTGGGTGTTGTTCCCTATGCTGGTCTCAGCTTCTTTACCTacgaaacactgaaaaaattaCATGCCG AACGCAGCGGGCGCCCACAGCCCTACTCATATGAACGTCTGGCGTTTGGAGCGTGTGCAGGTCTCATCGGCCAGTCTGCTTCTTATCCTCTGGATGTGGTACGACGCCGCATGCAGACCGCAGGAGTCACGGGTCACACGTACGGCACCATCCTGGGCACCATGAGGGAGATCATGTCCGAGGAGGGGGTCATCCGGGGACTCTACAAAGGTCTCAGTATGAACTGGGTCAAAGGGCCCATTGCGGTGGGGATCAGCTTCACCACCTTTGACCTTACTCAGATTCTCCTGCGGAAGCTGCATCAGATGGGCTACACGGCTCGATAA